Sequence from the Christiangramia fulva genome:
AGACTTCGCAAGACTGGCCGGTTTTGCTCCTGCCGGGGTTATTGTGGAGATCATGAACGAAGACGGAACCATGGCAAGGCTCCCTCAACTGATAGAAGTAGCCAGGAAATTCGATCTCAAAATCGTTTCGATAGAAGATCTTATTGCCTACCGAATGCAACACGACTCCCTGATCGAGAAAAAGGAAGATTTTGAAGTGAAGACACGATTTGGTGAATTTCGCCTTCGTGCTTACCGGCAAACAACAAACTCCCAGATTCATATTGCACTTACCAAAGGAAACTGGAAACCTAATGAAGAAGTTCTGGTTCGTGTAAATTCTACACAGGTTAATAATGATATTCTCGGAACCCTCACCAATGATGCCGATAAAAAGCTTGACAGTATGTTCAGGGCGATCAATGAAGAAGGCCGTGGTGCTATTGTTTTTATAAATCCTGAATCTCAATCTCAGAACCTTTTGCATCGCCTTTCCCAATTGAAAGAGAATCAGAAACAAGGAGAATTAAAAGCTCCTCCGGTACAAATGGACAATAAAGACTTTGGAATTGGGGCGCAGATACTTCACGACCTGGAAATACATAAAATTCGCCTGCTGTCTAACAGTCGGCAAAAAAAACGTGTGGGAATGATTGGCTACGGCCTGGAAATAACCGATTACGTTACCTATTAATCAATTTCAATAATAACTTCTTCCAAAGGCCTTCGTACTTTTTTCATGCTGGAGAACATATCGTCTTTAGCCCTGTAACCCACGGGGAGCACTAATACCGATTGGAGATTTTTCTCATCAAGTTTTAAAAACTCGTCATATTTCTCCGGTTCAAAACCTTCCATTGGGCATGCATCTATCTCTTCGGTAGCGCAAACGGTTAGCAGGGTTCCCAGTGCCAGATAAGCCTGATTCACCGCCCAGGCTTCGATCTCTTCCTTGGCCTTTGCCTTAAAATCATTTACCAGAAAATCCTGAAAAGGTCCCAGAATTTCTTCGGGAGTCTCCCTCACATGTTTTACGCGATTGAAATAATCTTTGATGAACTGCTCGCCTACTTCCTTTTCAATACAAATCACCAGCACATGAGAAGCGGTATCTATCTGTTTTTGGCCAAAAGAAAAATCCTTCAATTTCTTTTGGATCGCTTTATTGGAAATAACAATCATTTTAAGGGGCTGCAAGCCATAAGAAGTGGCTGTAAGGTTGAAAGTATGTTTTAAAACATCCAGCTTTTCAGCAGGTAGCATTTTATCCCGATCGAATTTTTTAGTTGCATAACGCCATTTTAAAGCTCTAAGATTGCTCATAAACCTAAATTCCTTTTATTTACAAATTTACACAATGCCATAGCATCGCCCGGCGTTATGGCATAAATTATCTTAATACATCCAATTATTATGGTTATCTTCGGCTGTAAATCGGCATAATTACTATGAAAAGGCTAAAAAAATTTATCCTCTCTTTTGTAATAGGTCTGGTGCTGGTTATTTTCGCTGTTCTCGCGGTGGAAACGATTTTTGTGCGGCAGACGGCTCCTTTGATTTACAATGATATAACGGAAGTTCCTTCAGCTAATACAGTGATAATTTTGGGGGCCAGTGTTCACGCCAATGGCCGACTTTCTCCTATTCTTAAGGATCGGGTAGATACTGCGATCAGACTCTACGAAGCAGGAAAAGTAAAAAATTTCCTGGTCACCGGGGACCATCGCAGCGACGATTACAATGAGGTAGCAGCCATGGTGAATTATCTTGAAGAAAGGGGTATTCCCGGCAGCGATATCACTGCCGATCATGCCGGTTTAGATACCTATGACAGCATGTACCGGGCAGGTAAACTCTTTGGAGTAAAAAATGCCATTGTAGTGACTCAACGATTTCACCTTCCCAGAGCGCTTTACATAGCTTCTCATCTTGGTCTTAATTATAATGGCTTTGTGGCCAACCAACATGCTTATACCACCGATAACCGCCTGAAGCAACGAGAAAAACTCGCTAATTTTAAAGCCCTCTGGGAGGTAGCCATTCATAAAGAACCAACTACCTTAGCTCCAAGGCTCCAGAAAGATGAAAATGAATAATTTAACTTCATTTTAGTTATCTTAGTAGGAGACTAACTTTTAAACCTTCTATTATGTTACAATGGATTGCCCACATACTGGTAGACGCCATAGTGCTTCTAATTATGGCCAGGCTTCTCTCCAGCGTTGAACTTAAAGGCTTCAAATCGGCTGTTATAGTGGCTTTTATTATAGGAATTCTCAGCTTTTTATTAAGCTGGCTCCTTACCGCTATCCTAAATTTTGCTACCCTCGGAATATTTTACTTTTTAGGAATTGGTTTTGTTACTCGTGTGATCGCCTATGCCATTATTATTGAAATCGCAGATAAAATAAGTTCCGATTTTAAAATCCACGGGTTCTGGTCTTCGGTATGGCTGGCGATAATCATGAGTATCTTCAGCGGTCTCGTAGATGCCATTCTTTTCCAGAGTGCTACTTTGTAAGATTATTTAAAAGAAGCTTCTTAAGCAAGGTTTATATAGGAAAATCTTATCCATAGAAAATTTATTTTTTTCGATGCTCTTCAGTGGCTTTCAAAAAATAACAGTCTTTTAAACCTATTCCGCTGTTATTGCCTTATTTTTGGGGCTTCAAAAAAACACCTATGATCAAGCTGATTGTGACCGATATGGACGGCACTCTTTTAAACGATAAGCATCAACTGCCTCCCGGCTTTTGGGAAGCAGAGAAAAAACTTACCGATAACGGCATTCTTTTTTCTATCGCCAGTGGCCGACAGTTTTACAATCTCGAGATGACTGTAGAAAGGATAAAAGATCGTACGATGTTCTTTGCAGAAAATGGGACCTATGTTTATCATAAAGGAAAAGAGCTTTATGTGAATCCGCTGGAACGAGAAGCGGCCATGGGTTTTATCAAAATGGGACGAAAACTGGAGCATACCAACCTGGTTTTATGCGGAAAGGAATCGGCTTATGTGGAAAGCGATGATAAGGAATTTATAGCTGAGGTTTCGCAATTTTATGAAAGACTTAAAATTGTTAAGGATCTTACCAATGTTAACGACACTATTTTGAAGGTGACCTTGTGCAATTTTAATGGAGTGGAAGATAATACCTATCCGCATTTTGTGAATTATACCGACAGGTACAAAGTTGCGGTGGCGGCAAAAGTCTATATTGATATTACCGCGCTTGATGCCAATAAAGGAAACGCCATTAAAGGCGTGCAGCAGGAACTGGGAATTTCTCCCGATGAAACCCTCGTATTTGGCGATTATTTGAATGATCTTGAAATGATGAAGGTCGCCACCCACAGTTACGCGATGAAAAATGCACACCGCGACATCAAAGACGTGAGCAAACATATTACCGAGTTCGATAATAACGAGAACGGTGTGCTCAAAACTATTGAAGCTTTAGGTCTGCTGGACGGTTAATTTCCTCTTACAATAATGTTGGTCTTATCAAGCCCGGTATTTCCCGTGCTGGGATCAAAAGCATATACCATTACTTCGTAAAGTCCGGGAGCCAGTTTGGTTTCTGCGGAAAAAGTGCTGGATTTTTCAGTTTGTTTTAAGGCAACTTCAGAAGTTTTCCCGTCTTCACCGGTAATTCGGGCCTTGATCTCATATTCTGAAGCATCCCAAATCCCTCCATCTGTTACCGGACAACCACACATCATGACAATATTGGCCTTTATCTCTATTTTTTCTTCAGCAGAAATTACTTCATGGGTTTGAGGCGAAAGAATATCTACCACAAATCCCGGAATTTCCAGCACTATGCCGTCTCCCAAAATATCTTTCCCCGGAATCACCCAAAACTGTGTGCTACTCTTTATGGTTGCCTGTTTTTTATTAAAGGGCGCATAAGCTTCAACTGTTACAAATAGAGGTTCCCTGATATCTAAATGAGCAAGAAAACCGGCAGTGTTTTCATCGGAAAGGGTTACATGCCTTTTCCAGTCTTCTTTCATGATCCTGTCAGTATTTCCGGTGCCGCCGCTTGTAATTCCCTGGTCCAGAATTTCCCCGGTCAGGTTATTTCTAACAATGATCTTTGCTCCGCCGATGGAAGAACCGATAAATTTGGCATCTTTAGCCTTTGCCCGTATCATTACAGAAGTTTCTTGGGCAGTGATGCCCTGTACAATAAGTAGAGCAAAAAAACTTAAAACAATTCGGAAGTGATTTTTCATGAGAGAGGGTTTTTCTGCTAATTTACAGAAATAGTATCATTTGCTGAACTTGCCAACAGGCTTTCGCCCGGTTCAGGATTTGGAAAATTTCGCGGATCATTCTGATAGCTGTTGAGATATTCCCGAAGGGAATCGATCTCGGTATCATTCAGATCATTAGCTTTCATATCACTGGCAAGATCATACCAGGGTTTATCGGCTGAAAAATCATATTTTCCAAATACTATAAATGGGGTCCCATTCTTTTGAATTCTGCCTTCTTCAAGCTGCCACATTTCTGCCCAGTCATAAATGAATTTTGCATCGGCCTGTCTCATCCTCACGCAACCGTGACTGGCCGGATAGCCGGGAAGAGAATATTCATGGGTGCCAATACCTTCCTTATTCATAAAATTGAAATAATAAGGCATGATCCAGGAAGGATCTATGGTACTGATCTTACGCTTTGCCTTATAATTCCCATAATTCAGGCCGCTGGGAGTTTGAGTGGATCCTTTGCCGGTACTCACGGGTCCCCACCTAAGAAGATATCCATTCTCGTACAATGCGAAAGCCTGGATTCGCTGTGCTATAAGTACACTTTTTGGTACACACGCAATTTCCGGCAAATATTGTGGAAATGGGCTGTAACTATTGAAATTAGATGCCGCGCAATCGGGAATTATCAGTTTTTGACCTATTCTCAGCCGGTTTTTATCAATACGATTGAGAGCAAGAATGTTCTCTAATTCATCCTGAGAATAGGAACTGAAAAGGCTGTCTATTGCCGCGGCACTTTCTAAAGAATCCAAATGATATTTTATTTCGGGACGATATAGTTTTGCTTCAGTTTTTATAATGGGGTTACGCACCCTGGCGGAACTATCCACCATGGAATCTGTGATCTTCGGATTTGGGTTACAACCTGCCAGTAAGAATCCAATTCCGGCCATTAAGAAGTACAAAAATTTATCGATGCGCATCGCCATAGTAGTTTTGTATGAAATTACATACAATGCAGGATAAATGCTGCTAATAGAGCGTTAATCCTGTGTTGAAGAAATGATAATTAACTGTTTTTAAGAACTTTTTATTAACAATTGGGTTCCAGAATCGAGAAAAGTTTTCTTATTAAAGCTTTTAAAATTTTATAATTTGTAATTTTCTGAAAAACCAGCCATTATGGATAATAGAAGGACATTTTTAAAGAAATCGGGGCTTTTCCTTACAGCCTCCCTCCTGCCCTTTCCGTATTACAAATTCAGAAGATCTTCAGAAAAACTCGGAGTGGCCTTGCTCGGACTTGGAAATTACAGTACCGGCCTCCTCGCGCCGGCACTTCAGCAAACTGAAAATTGTGAATTAAGAGGGATCATAACGGGCAGCCCTGAGAAAATTCCTCTCTGGCAGAAGAAATATGGCATCAAAGACCGCAATGTGTATAATTATGAAAATATGCACCAGCTTGCCAATAATGAGGAAATTGACGTCGTCTACGTGGTGACTCCAAATAGTCTGCATCCCAAATATGCCGTCATCGCTGCAAACGCCGGCAAACATATTTGGTGTGAAAAACCCATGGCACGCACTTCCAGAGGTTGCCGCGAGATCATCGAGGCCTGTAATAAGAACAATAGGAAGCTTTCCATAGGCTATCGTATGCAGCACGAGAAGAATACAAAACAAATTATGGAATGGGCGAAAACCAAACCCTATGGTTCCATTCAAAAACTCACGGCCGATGCAGGTTTTTATGGTGGCAGCAATCTCACACCCTGGCGTCTTGAAAAAGAAATGGGAGGTGGCGCGATCTATGATATGGGCGTATACTGCATCAACGGCGCTCGCTATTCCACAAACCTGGAACCCGTCGCTTTGTCGGCTACACAGTCTACCACCCGTCCAAATATGTTTGATGAAGTTGATGAAACTACCAAATTTACACTGGAATTTCCGAACGGTATTACTGCCCATTGTAAGACAAGTTTCGGAGAAAACATTAACAGGCTAGAAGTGACCTGCGAAAACGGCTGGTATTATCTCGATCCCATGCAATCGTATTCCGGAGTACAGGGGAAAACCAGCGACGGAAAAATATTAAGGCCCATGCAAAAGATGCAGCAGGCGGTTCAGATGGATGATGATGCCCTGGCGATCCTCAATGGCAAACCAGTAATGGTTCCCAGTGAAGAAGGTCTTAAAGATGTGATCATCGTTGAAAAAATAAATGAATCAGCCGCGAAAGGAGGAAAAAGAATGCTTTTATAAAGTAAAAAACCACCTGTAGTTTCAAAATTTATCAATTTTAATCGTAATATTGCAATATATTTATTAAGCAATGGGAGTTACTAAAACAGACTTATTTACCGATCAACAGAACGAATTCGCCCGAATGGCGAAAGCCCTGGCCCACCCCGCAAGAGTAGCCATCATTCAGCATCTTCTCAAAGCCAGCCAGTGCATCAATGGGCATCTTGTTGACAAACTCGGCCTGGCACAGGCGACGATCAGTCAGCACCTGAAAGAATTAAAGGACGCCGGCCTGGTACAGGGCACGATCGAAGGGGTCTCGGTAAATTATTGTATTCATCCCGAAAACTGGAAAAAGGCCGGGAAGTTATTTGTCGGACTCTTTGAGCAGTATAAGGAAATTCCGAAGAGCGATTGCTGCTAAAAATTTTTACTTACATCAATCGCAATAATGCAATAAAAAAGTCATCATGAAATTATCAGAATTTAGCTCTTACCTTCAGAAACTTGATGAAATTCTCTTTCAGTTGCCCGATGGCAGCCTGGTACCGAAACATTTTCATATAACAGAAATAGGAAAAATTCAGAAGGATTTTATTGACTGTGGAGGCAGCCTTCGCCATGAAAATAAGATCTCCTTTCAGCTGTTTTCAGCCGGAGATCATCATCACCGCCTGCGCCCAAAAAAACTTACTCACATCATTGAACTTGCTCAGGAAAAGCTGCAGTTACCCGATGCCGAGATCGAAGTAGAATATCAGGGTGAAAGTATCCTGAAGTATCAACTGCATTTTGACGGCCGCCGGTTTCTGCTGGTCCATACCCAAACCGACTGCCTGGCAAAGGACAAATGTGGTATTCCCACTGAAAAACCACGGGTAAAATTGTCTCAATTAGGCGCAACTACCTGTTGTATACCTAATGGAAACTGTTGCTAATAAATTTAAATGCATTCGATGAGTACCAGCCAATCTCTTTTTCCGCAGTTGGAAAATATTATTAAGAATCTGCAACCGGCAAACATTCCTGCTGAACGCAAAGAAATTTTACGACCACTTATAGATTTTATCAGCTTAAAAGTTGAAAATAAGCAAGAAGTGCGTCTTAATTTCATTTGCACTCACAATTCGAGAAGAAGTCATTTTTCTCAGGTATGGGCGCAAAGCCTTGCTTTTTATTTCGGAATAAAAAGCGTTGTTTGTTATTCGGGAGGCACTGAAAGCACCGCTCTTTTTCCGACGGTTGCCGAAATTTTAAGAAATTCAGGGTTTATAGTGTACAAGATATCAGAAGCAAAGAATCCTGTTTACGCGGTGAAATATGCCGAAAATGAGCATCCCGTCATAGGATTTTCCAAGAAATTCGACGATCCTTTTAATCCGCAATCTGGATTTGCCGCGGTGATGACCTGCTCTGGGGCAGAAAGCGAATGCCCTTTTATTCGGGGTGCTCAGGAAAGAATACCCATGTCTTTCGAAGACCCCAAAGCTTTTGATCATACTTCACGGCAGGCCGAAAAATACCAGGAAACGAATCTGCAGATAGCCACTGAATTATATTATGTATTTTCCAAAATCGGCTCTGGTGAAAACTAGAAGATTAAACTTCCTGGATCGAAATCTTACGTTCTGGATCTTTATCGCTATGGCAGCAGGGGTTGGAATTGGCTATTTTTTCCCTTCATTCCCTGATGCGATAAACTCATTTAACCGCGGAACCACTAATATTCCTATCGCTATCGGCCTTATCCTGATGATGTATCCACCACTGGCAAAGGTCAATTATTCTCTTCTGCCTAAAGTTTTTAGAAATAAAAAGATCCTGTTCACCTCACTCCTGCTCAACTGGATCATTGGCCCGATCTTAATGTTTCTGCTGGCTGTTATCTTTTTAAGAGATCATCCTGAATATATGGTCGGATTAATCCTTATAGGCCTTGCCCGTTGTATTGCCATGGTCCTGGTGGAATGACCTGGCGGAAGGCAGCAGCGAATATGGAGCCGGCCTGGTGGCTTTGAACAGTATTTTCCAGGTTTTCGCCTATAGCTTTTAGGCGTGGATTTTCATTACCATCCTGCCTCCGTATTTTGGTTTTGAGGGCGCGATCGTAAATATTTCAATCGGAACCATTGCCGAAAGCGTAGCGATTTATTTAGGAATACCTTTTTTAATGGGAATAGGGAGCCGATGGATCCTGGTAAATCTGAAAGGAGAAGACTGGTATAAGCAAAATTTTATTCCGAAGATATCGCCCATTACCCTCATTGCACTCCTTTTCACCATTGTAATGATGTTCTCTCTAAAAGGAGAATTGATCGTTGAAATTCCTATGGATATTTTGTTAATCGCCGTACCCCTGCTTATCTATTTCAGCCTGATGTTTTTAATCGGATTTTTCTTTTCCAGGGCCATGGGAGCCGAATACGATAAAACCGCTTCGGTGGCATTTACCGCTGCCGGAAATAATTTTGAACTGGCAATCGCCGTTGCCATCGCGGTATTCGGACTCAATTCGGGGCAGGCTTTCACCGGTGTCATTGGTCCGCTGGTAGAAGTTCCCGCATTGATCCTACTGGTGCGTGTTTCCTTCTGGTTAAGGAAAAAATATTTCAAAAAAGCGACTGCAAAAATTCAAGGATCAGGGAAAAAATAAAGACCATTTCAGTTGAGATAAAAGCATAAAAAAAGGGCCGTGACTATCATTTCAGAATTGACCCTTTCCTCTTTCTTAGCTTATTTATGATAAAACTATAAAAGTTTTTCCTTCAGATCATTAATTCTATTTAACTATAGCACTAAGAAATCGTTAATTATCGAATTCATTTTAAATAACTTAGCCCTCGTTTTCCTTTGAATAAAAGCTGAATTAAATCCGAAAAAGGAAAAGTCAGAAATTCCACTTAAATTTATAGCTGTTTTTCTGTGGTCTTACACAACACAGAAAAAGAAAAAATCTTTTCAGAAATCAATATAATTTTTTATGAAACGAATAATTTTAGCTCCGGCCATTGCGCTGGCACTTATCGTTGGTGCCTGCAATGATGGGGAGAAACAGGAGGCAAAAAAGACTGCTTCCAATGAAAACAATCCGCTTTTGCAAGCCAGTGAACTTCCTTATGGCACCGCCAATTTTGACGCAATTGAAGACAGCGATTTCCAGCCTGCCATGGAAAAAGGAATGGAAGAACAAATGGAAGAAATTGAAAAAATCGCTAATAATCCGGAACCGGCGACTTTTGAAAATACCCTGGTGGCAATGGAAAAAAGTGGCCAGACCCTTAATCGGGTTTCCGGAATCTTCAATTTACTGGCCAGTGCCAATACCAATCCAACTCTTCAGGAAATACAGGAAGAAGAAGCTCCAAAACTCGCTGCCCACCAGGATAAGATCTTTTTGAATGACAAATTATTTCAAAGGGTAAAAAGTCTTTATGAGAAACTTGACAGCCTTCAACTGGATAAAGAATCCAAGCGCCTGGTTGAATATTATTATCAGCGTTTTCAGCTTGCAGGGGCAAATCTCAACGAAGACGATAAAACAGCGCTTAAAAAGTTGAATGAGGAAGAAGCGAAATTAAGTGCGCAATTCACCAACCGCTTACTGGCAGCGACTAAAGAAAGTGCTTTTCTGGTAGATGACCTGACAAAACTCGCAGGACTTCCTGAAAATGAAGTACAGGCCGCAAGAGAAAATGCTGAAGACAATGGCTATAAGCAGAAATTTCTATTAACGCTACAAAATACCACCCAGCAACCCGCCCTTCAATCCCTTAAAAACAGGGAAACCCGAAAGGCTCTTTTTGAAAATTCATGGAATCGTGCCGAACATGGTGACAGCACAGACACGCGTAAAATTGTTGCCAGACTTGCAGAAATTAGGGCCGACCAGGCAAAATTATTAGGTTTCAAAAACTTTGCGGAATGGAAACTTCAGAATCAAATGGCCAAAAATCCTGAAAATGTAAAGGAATTTTTGAGTAAACTCGTTCCTGCCGCAAGAAAAAAAGTGAAAGCCGAAGCCGAAGAAATTCGTAAGATGATCAGTAAGGAAGGGGAAAATTTTGAATTGCAACCCTGGGACTGGAACTATTATTCTGAAAAAGTGCGCAAAGCAAAATATGATCTCGACGAAAGCCAGGTAAAACCTTATTTCGAACTGGATAATGTGGTTAAAAATGGCGTTTTCTATGCTGCTCATGAACTATACGGAATTAGTTTTAAAGAACGTACCGACCTTCCGGTATATCAGGAAGATGTAAAAGTCTATGAGGTTTTTGATGCCGACAGTTCTTCCATCGGACTTTTTTACACCGATTATTTTAAAAGAGATAATAAATCGGGTGGTGCCTGGATGGACAATATCGTTGGTCAGTCAAAATTACTCGATACCAAACCGGTGGTTTACAATGTTACCAATTTTACCAAGCCCGCACCGGGGCAGCCCGCATTGATCAGTTTTGATGACGTTTCCACTTTGTTCCATGAATTTGGACATGCTTTACACGGCCTTTTTGCCAGTCAGCAATATCCTTCTCTTTCCGGGACCAACACTGCACGAGATTTTGTAGAGTTCCCTTCACAGTTCAATGAGCATTGGGCCACATATCCGAAGGTTTTCAAGAATTACGCGAAACATTACAAAACCGGCGAGCTCATGCCGCAGGAACTAGTTGATAAGATTAAGAAATCTTCCACTTTTAACCAGGGATATTCCCTAACCGAACTATTGGCTGCAGCTTCACTTGATATGCAATGGCATACCATTGCCGCTTCAGATTCTATTAAAAATGTAGATGAATTTGAAAAAGAAGCGCTGAAAAGAACCAATTTAGCACTGGAAGTTGTTCCACCACGTTACCGCTCCAGCTATTTCCTTCATATATGGGGAAATGGTTATGCCGCGGGATATTACGCTTATTTATGGACAGAAATGCTGAATGATGATGCCTATACCTGGTTCGAGGAACACGGCGGACTTACTCGCGAAAACGGGGACCGCTTCAGAAAAATGATCCTTTCAAAAGGAAACACCGAAGATTACGCCGAAATGTTCCTCAATTTCAGGGGTCATGAACCTGATATCACTCCAATGCTTACAAACAGGGGATTGATCAAGATCTAATTATTGATTATTCTTATTTTTTATTACAAAACCCCGTGCAGGCTGCGCGGGTTTTTTTTTATGGTTTTCCGTCCCTTAAAGCCAGTGTGCCGCAATGCAGGGAAATAAAACGACCAAAGCATTCTCTTTCTTTTTCTTTGCCTCCTTAACTCGTTCACTTCTTCCCTGCGTCACTCCTTTACTGCGTCACTCTTTAACCAACCAAAGATTGCTTCTCTTCCGCCTTAGGCGAAGGATCGCAATGACGGCGAAAAAATAATCCCCTTACCTCTTTAACTCGTTCACTGCTTCACTCCTTCACTCCTAAAGAATATAATCAGTACTCACAAAATTGGAGCTTTTGCTATCGAGAAGTTTCCGAAGGATCTCATTATTATAGGCTTTATCCTTGCTTGCCACAAAAGTCCGAATCGAGAAAGAACGAAGCGCGTCATGTACGCTTAAAGTTCCCACGGCAGAATCTTTCCTTCCGGTAAAAGGAAAAACATCGGGACCCCGCTGACAGGAGCTGTTAAGGTTTACCCTACAAACCAGGTTCACCAGCGTATCGATAAGTGGAGCAAGTTCTTTGATATCGTTTCCGAAAAGGCTTACCTGCTGACCATAATTTGAATCGGCAATTTCATCGAGCAGGTCTTCAATAGAATTAAAAGGCTTTACAGGAATTACCGGACCAAACTGTTCTTCCTCATAAACCCGCATATCATCGGTAACCGGGAACAGAACAGCGGGAAAAATATAATTATCGGTAGTTTCTCCTCCCCGTTCATTAATGATCTGGGCACCTTTAAATTTAGCGTCATCTATAAGTTCTTGGATATAGGCAGGTTTTCCGGGTTCGGGAAGCGGAGTAAGCATTACTCCGTCTTCCCAGGGATTTCCGAATTTTAATTCATCTACGCGTTTGGCAAAACGCTTCAAAAATTCTTCCCTGATATCATCATGTACATATAGCATTTTTAGCGCCGTACATCGCTGGCCATTGAAAGAAAGGGTTCCCGAGATACATTCCTCTACAGTGAGATCAAGGTCGGCATCGGGTAAAATGATCCCCGGATTCTTAGCCTCCAGGCCGAGAACAAGACGCAATCTGTTTTTATAGGGATGCTGATCCTGTAATGCTATCGCCGATTTACTGTTTCCAATAAGTGCCAGCACATCTATCCTGCCGGTTTGCATAATTGGTGCGGCCACCTCTCTACCTCTTCCGTAGATCACATTCACCACTCCTTTTGGAAAAGAACTTCGGAAAGCCTCCAGCAAGGGAGACAGTAAAAGAACCCCGTGTTTGGCGGGTTTAAAAACCACGGTATTTCCCATCATCAGCGCCGGTATCAGCAAAGCAAAAGTTTCATTCAGCGGATAGTTGTATGGGCCAAGACACAACACCACTCCAAGTGGTCCACGGCGAATATGGGCATAAACCCCTTCCTTTTTATGAAATTTCGCGCTGTCGTGATCCAATTGCTTGTAATCTTCAATGGTATCGATTATATATTCAACCGTTCGGTCAAATTCCTTGCGGGAATCGGGTAAAGATTTGCCAATTTCCCACATGATATATTTCACGACCAGCTCCCGTTGTTCCTTCATTTTAGAAACAAAAGCTTCCATACACGCAATCCTGTCGGCTACTTTCATGGTTGGCCAGTCGCCCTGACCTTTGGCATAGGCATCACAGGCGGACTTCAGGACTTCCAGCGCGGTTTCCTTATCCATGTGCGGAACCGTTCCCAGTTTGGTAGGTTTATAATCTTCAGAAGAAGAGATCGTGGAAAAAACCTCATCGGTTTTTCCTTCCCATTTGATAAGCTCACCATTAGAAAGATAGGTTTGCTGATGCAATAACTCCTTTA
This genomic interval carries:
- a CDS encoding low molecular weight phosphatase family protein, with the protein product MSTSQSLFPQLENIIKNLQPANIPAERKEILRPLIDFISLKVENKQEVRLNFICTHNSRRSHFSQVWAQSLAFYFGIKSVVCYSGGTESTALFPTVAEILRNSGFIVYKISEAKNPVYAVKYAENEHPVIGFSKKFDDPFNPQSGFAAVMTCSGAESECPFIRGAQERIPMSFEDPKAFDHTSRQAEKYQETNLQIATELYYVFSKIGSGEN
- the dcp gene encoding peptidyl-dipeptidase Dcp, which translates into the protein MKRIILAPAIALALIVGACNDGEKQEAKKTASNENNPLLQASELPYGTANFDAIEDSDFQPAMEKGMEEQMEEIEKIANNPEPATFENTLVAMEKSGQTLNRVSGIFNLLASANTNPTLQEIQEEEAPKLAAHQDKIFLNDKLFQRVKSLYEKLDSLQLDKESKRLVEYYYQRFQLAGANLNEDDKTALKKLNEEEAKLSAQFTNRLLAATKESAFLVDDLTKLAGLPENEVQAARENAEDNGYKQKFLLTLQNTTQQPALQSLKNRETRKALFENSWNRAEHGDSTDTRKIVARLAEIRADQAKLLGFKNFAEWKLQNQMAKNPENVKEFLSKLVPAARKKVKAEAEEIRKMISKEGENFELQPWDWNYYSEKVRKAKYDLDESQVKPYFELDNVVKNGVFYAAHELYGISFKERTDLPVYQEDVKVYEVFDADSSSIGLFYTDYFKRDNKSGGAWMDNIVGQSKLLDTKPVVYNVTNFTKPAPGQPALISFDDVSTLFHEFGHALHGLFASQQYPSLSGTNTARDFVEFPSQFNEHWATYPKVFKNYAKHYKTGELMPQELVDKIKKSSTFNQGYSLTELLAAASLDMQWHTIAASDSIKNVDEFEKEALKRTNLALEVVPPRYRSSYFLHIWGNGYAAGYYAYLWTEMLNDDAYTWFEEHGGLTRENGDRFRKMILSKGNTEDYAEMFLNFRGHEPDITPMLTNRGLIKI
- a CDS encoding NADP-dependent glyceraldehyde-3-phosphate dehydrogenase, which translates into the protein MKIPAEFQIKELLHQQTYLSNGELIKWEGKTDEVFSTISSSEDYKPTKLGTVPHMDKETALEVLKSACDAYAKGQGDWPTMKVADRIACMEAFVSKMKEQRELVVKYIMWEIGKSLPDSRKEFDRTVEYIIDTIEDYKQLDHDSAKFHKKEGVYAHIRRGPLGVVLCLGPYNYPLNETFALLIPALMMGNTVVFKPAKHGVLLLSPLLEAFRSSFPKGVVNVIYGRGREVAAPIMQTGRIDVLALIGNSKSAIALQDQHPYKNRLRLVLGLEAKNPGIILPDADLDLTVEECISGTLSFNGQRCTALKMLYVHDDIREEFLKRFAKRVDELKFGNPWEDGVMLTPLPEPGKPAYIQELIDDAKFKGAQIINERGGETTDNYIFPAVLFPVTDDMRVYEEEQFGPVIPVKPFNSIEDLLDEIADSNYGQQVSLFGNDIKELAPLIDTLVNLVCRVNLNSSCQRGPDVFPFTGRKDSAVGTLSVHDALRSFSIRTFVASKDKAYNNEILRKLLDSKSSNFVSTDYIL